A DNA window from Streptomyces sp. 71268 contains the following coding sequences:
- a CDS encoding HAD-IB family hydrolase produces the protein MPRTYAVTSLEGAHVLLTGATGFIGQAVLERLLADHPDTRVSLLLRGRGGCGGRDRLVRLLRKDVFRRWHERPGGDDELAEAARRVQVVEGDLESVTGLPDDLDTVIHCASAVTFDPPIDEAFGSNVAGAVRLCEQLARQPVPPHLVYVSTAYVSAPGHGTVREEPLRHTVDWREELAASETVRAEVERDSRRPEVLRRLLREAGRAHAPCGNQVVAGHAEEARRAWVARRLVAYGRARANALGWTDVYTFTKALAERATEEGWAGRPLTVLRPAIVESALRHPYPGWIDGHKMLDPLIIDYGTGAMWDLPGDPDAVLDVIPADLVVNAILAAAAAVPPADAPHYFHVGSGAGNPLTYGALHDHLDAYFTRHPLPDPSGRGHLRHARWRFQSPARVRTALDLADRAVAAAGSALEWLPGGERVQERERGLRHRRGELARQRHYFEVYQPYTGAQGRYDDRELMALHRSLPPRLAAERGFDPRGLDWRDYLEEVHCPAVTRRLRDAMGLRGAAAGRGRAAPRALPPADDVAAVFDLDGTFVAADMVESYLWARLGSGSLPGHAAELLDLARAVPRYLRAERTDRAAFVRAFLRRYQGADAAALRDLVRDALADAMLRRALPEAVRRAREHRAAGHRTVLVTGSLDLLVEPLRPLFDDIVACRMESRGGVLSGRLVAPPVVGEARAAWLREYAREHGLSLRRSYAYADSYSDRPFLASVGRPCAVNPDLRLYRYAARRHWPVVRWGAHAGTRWEALTETVRAGGASTATRSYA, from the coding sequence ATGCCGCGCACCTACGCCGTCACCAGCCTGGAGGGGGCGCACGTCCTCCTCACCGGGGCCACCGGGTTCATCGGGCAGGCCGTGTTGGAGCGGCTGCTCGCCGACCATCCCGACACCCGCGTCAGCCTCCTGTTGCGCGGCCGGGGCGGGTGTGGTGGCCGTGACCGCCTGGTGCGGCTGCTCCGGAAGGACGTGTTCCGGCGGTGGCACGAACGGCCGGGCGGTGACGACGAGTTGGCCGAGGCGGCGCGCCGGGTCCAGGTCGTCGAGGGTGACCTGGAGAGCGTGACGGGGCTGCCGGACGACCTGGACACGGTCATCCACTGCGCGTCGGCGGTCACCTTCGACCCGCCCATCGACGAGGCGTTCGGCTCCAACGTCGCCGGGGCCGTCCGGCTCTGCGAGCAGTTGGCCCGCCAGCCCGTGCCGCCGCACCTGGTCTACGTCTCCACCGCCTACGTGTCGGCGCCCGGCCACGGAACGGTGCGCGAGGAGCCGCTGCGGCACACGGTGGACTGGCGGGAGGAGCTGGCCGCCAGCGAGACCGTACGCGCGGAGGTCGAGCGGGACTCGCGGCGCCCCGAGGTGCTGCGCCGGCTGCTGCGGGAGGCGGGCCGGGCGCACGCGCCGTGCGGCAACCAGGTGGTGGCCGGGCACGCCGAGGAGGCCAGGCGGGCGTGGGTGGCGCGGCGGCTGGTCGCCTACGGGCGGGCCCGGGCCAACGCGCTGGGGTGGACGGACGTGTACACCTTCACCAAGGCGCTGGCCGAGCGGGCCACCGAGGAGGGCTGGGCCGGGCGACCGCTGACGGTGTTGCGGCCGGCCATCGTCGAGAGCGCGCTGCGCCACCCGTACCCGGGCTGGATCGACGGGCACAAGATGCTCGACCCGCTGATCATCGACTACGGGACGGGGGCCATGTGGGACCTGCCGGGCGATCCGGACGCCGTCCTGGACGTCATCCCGGCGGACCTGGTGGTCAACGCGATCCTGGCCGCCGCCGCCGCGGTGCCGCCGGCGGACGCGCCGCACTACTTCCACGTCGGCTCGGGCGCCGGCAACCCGCTGACCTACGGGGCGCTCCACGACCACCTGGACGCGTACTTCACCCGGCATCCGCTGCCCGATCCGTCGGGGCGCGGTCACCTGCGGCACGCGCGGTGGCGGTTCCAGAGCCCGGCGCGCGTGCGGACGGCGCTCGACCTCGCCGACCGGGCCGTCGCGGCGGCCGGTAGCGCGCTGGAGTGGCTGCCCGGTGGCGAGCGGGTCCAGGAGCGGGAGCGCGGGCTGCGCCACCGGCGCGGCGAACTCGCCCGTCAGCGGCACTACTTCGAGGTGTACCAGCCGTACACCGGCGCGCAGGGCCGCTATGACGACCGGGAGTTGATGGCCCTGCACCGCTCCCTGCCGCCACGGCTCGCGGCCGAGCGCGGCTTCGACCCGCGCGGGCTGGACTGGCGCGACTACCTGGAGGAGGTGCACTGCCCGGCGGTGACCCGGCGGCTGCGCGACGCCATGGGGTTGCGCGGGGCGGCGGCCGGGCGCGGTCGCGCGGCGCCCCGCGCGCTGCCGCCGGCGGACGACGTCGCCGCCGTCTTCGACCTCGACGGCACCTTCGTGGCCGCCGACATGGTCGAGTCCTACCTGTGGGCCCGCCTCGGCTCCGGCTCGCTGCCCGGCCACGCGGCCGAGCTGCTCGACCTGGCCCGCGCGGTCCCCCGCTACCTGCGCGCGGAGCGCACCGACCGGGCGGCGTTCGTCCGCGCCTTCCTGCGCCGCTACCAGGGCGCCGACGCCGCCGCGCTGCGGGACCTGGTGCGGGACGCGCTGGCGGACGCGATGCTGCGGCGGGCGCTGCCGGAGGCGGTGCGCCGGGCGCGCGAGCACCGCGCGGCCGGGCACCGCACCGTCCTGGTCACCGGCAGCCTCGACCTGCTGGTCGAGCCGCTGCGCCCGCTCTTCGACGACATCGTGGCCTGCCGGATGGAGAGCCGGGGCGGCGTGCTCTCCGGCCGGCTGGTGGCCCCACCGGTGGTCGGCGAGGCGCGCGCCGCGTGGCTGCGCGAGTACGCGCGCGAGCACGGGCTGTCCCTGCGGCGTTCGTACGCGTACGCCGACAGCTACTCCGACCGGCCCTTCCTGGCCTCGGTCGGCCGGCCCTGCGCGGTCAATCCCGACCTGCGGCTGTACCGGTACGCCGCGCGCCGGCACTGGCCCGTCGTGCGCTGGGGCGCGCACGCGGGCACCCGGTGGGAGGCGCTGACCGAGACGGTGCGGGCCGGCGGTGCCAGCACAGCGACAAGGAGCTACGCGTGA